The Aethina tumida isolate Nest 87 chromosome 6, icAetTumi1.1, whole genome shotgun sequence genome has a segment encoding these proteins:
- the LOC109607154 gene encoding uncharacterized protein LOC109607154 yields the protein MSELFQYGLSSRGSKTLNYQGYEYMRHRITASCVSHWRCINRSARNCRAIMHTMGNKIVKHPTEHTCDGTTSSNQMDNSNISKHTLENLNLVNVIFTDDLDTIDPVNKFMGKEEVQSPLEKNVSIPEPESTDRNLFEFEYQTYLESEKTDHSSSSPITQYLIQVHPEKNATREQLVTPPVDNNVYSQLIFSEKDEGSAQIQTPVNIKQETLNEQTINEGLVQEELDIKDEEFISPGENNNQELAEDNNFSPITLSSRRKRRSTEFFNDDELFNIRLKAAKLEYQKKKEELNFLKMRVQNEKQHNELRLKIMLQECHNLQ from the coding sequence ATGtctgaattatttcaatatggaCTTAGTAGCCGCGGAAGCAAAACACTGAATTATCAAGGTTATGAATACATGAGACACCGTATAACTGCCAGTTGTGTTTCCCATTGGCGCTGCATAAACCGAAGTGCCAGAAATTGCAGAGCGATCATGCATACCATGGGAAATAAAATAGTGAAGCATCCGACAGAACATACATGTGACGGGACAACATCTTCAAATCAAAtggataattcaaatatatccAAACATActttagaaaatctaaatcttGTAAATGTCATTTTCACTGATGACCTTGACACTATAGACCCTGTGAATAAGTTCATGGGCAAAGAAGAGGTCCAATCACCGCTTGAGAAAAATGTTAGTATCCCAGAGCCTGAAAGTACAGACAGAAATCTATTCGAGTTCGAATACCAGACATATCTGGAGTCTGAGAAGACAGACCACAGTTCGAGCAGCCCTATAACTCAATATTTGATTCAAGTACATCCAGAGAAAAATGCAACAAGAGAGCAGTTGGTAACTCCACCGGTGGATAATAACGTATACTCACAACTAATTTTTTCGGAAAAAGATGAAGGCTCGGCTCAAATTCAAactcctgtaaatataaagcaAGAGACGTTAAATGAGCAGACAATCAACGAAGGGCTTGTGCAAGAAGAATTGGATATAAAGGATGAAGAATTTATTTCACCGGGTGAAAACAACAATCAAGAGTTAGCTGaggataataatttttctcctATTACTTTGAGTAGTAGAAGGAAGAGAAGAAGCACCGAATTCTTTAACGATGATGAGTTATTCAACATTCGGTTGAAGGCGGCAAAATTAGAATACCAGAAAAAGAAAGAGGAACTAAATTTCCTTAAGATGAGGGTACAAAACGAAAAACAACATAACGAACTGAGACTGAAAATCATGCTTCAGGAATGTCACaatcttcaataa